One Oharaeibacter diazotrophicus DNA segment encodes these proteins:
- the pqqC gene encoding pyrroloquinoline-quinone synthase PqqC, with protein MTKLMTPDELEAALRRIGAERYHNLHPFHRKLHGGGCTIDQVRAWALNRYCYQAIIPQKDAALMARCEDRELRREWLHRITDHDGLDGNEGGIERWLVLTDGLGFDRDYVVGRTGALPATRFATEAYLHWVTEKSLLEAVASSLTELFAPKLHEERISGMLEHYDFIDERVVAYFRKRLDQAPRDAAFALDYVRRNARTIEQQQASLRALTFKTEVLWAQLDALWLAYVEDMPAPGAWRPGEGMREVDAAA; from the coding sequence ATGACCAAGCTCATGACCCCCGACGAACTGGAAGCCGCCCTGCGCCGCATCGGCGCCGAGCGCTACCACAACCTGCACCCCTTCCACCGCAAGCTCCACGGCGGCGGCTGCACGATCGACCAGGTCCGCGCCTGGGCGCTCAACCGCTACTGCTATCAGGCGATCATCCCGCAGAAGGATGCCGCGCTGATGGCGCGCTGCGAGGATCGCGAGCTCCGCCGCGAGTGGTTGCACCGCATCACCGACCACGACGGCCTCGACGGCAACGAGGGCGGCATCGAGCGCTGGCTGGTGCTGACCGACGGTCTCGGCTTCGACCGCGACTACGTCGTCGGCCGCACCGGCGCCCTGCCGGCGACCCGCTTCGCCACCGAGGCCTACCTGCACTGGGTGACCGAGAAGTCGCTGCTCGAGGCGGTGGCGTCGTCGCTGACCGAGCTGTTCGCGCCCAAGCTGCACGAGGAACGCATCTCGGGCATGCTGGAGCACTACGACTTCATCGACGAGCGCGTGGTCGCCTATTTCCGCAAGCGCCTCGACCAGGCCCCCCGCGACGCCGCCTTCGCGCTCGACTACGTCCGCCGCAACGCCCGCACCATCGAGCAGCAGCAGGCGTCGCTCCGCGCGCTCACCTTCAAGACCGAGGTGCTCTGGGCCCAGCTCGACGCGCTCTGGCTCGCCTACGTCGAGGACATGCCCGCCCCCGGCGCCTGGCGCCCGGGCGAGGGCATGCGCGAGGTCGACGCCGCGGCGTAA
- the pqqA gene encoding pyrroloquinoline quinone precursor peptide PqqA — protein MAWTTPKCEELCVGMEINMYFPPEV, from the coding sequence ATGGCCTGGACGACCCCGAAGTGCGAAGAGCTGTGCGTCGGCATGGAAATCAACATGTACTTCCCGCCGGAAGTCTGA
- a CDS encoding AraC family transcriptional regulator — MDGHALTRASTIGPLVDVIDRDGGSVARVFRAADLPVRLVERPEMLVPLAFQTRLVVAAAREIGDDLLPVRLSAAAGTAGLGAYAGHVLGAPTLGAAIAIGNALVHRILQSATVTRLERRGATVRWLYRVDAALDAGRAENELLAVGYILAMLRRFAGSGWTPIRVELPGPPPPARAAIEQGFAAPLAEGPDAAVVFPADLLDVAGPGPATDPDAAALPAPHDLPSRVRAMVDLAMLDGAPRRERVAAWLGLSTRTMQRRLADDGLAFAALLAAVRADRAADLLGRGATVADVAFDLGYSDPAHFARAFRAWTGRPPSSFRAGRRPRRPAGP, encoded by the coding sequence GTGGACGGGCACGCGCTGACCCGCGCCAGCACGATCGGGCCGCTGGTCGACGTGATCGACCGCGACGGCGGCTCGGTCGCGCGCGTCTTCCGCGCCGCAGACCTGCCGGTCCGCCTCGTCGAGCGGCCCGAGATGCTGGTGCCGCTCGCCTTCCAGACCCGCCTCGTGGTCGCCGCCGCCCGCGAGATCGGCGACGACCTCCTGCCGGTCCGTCTCTCGGCCGCCGCCGGCACGGCCGGGCTCGGCGCCTACGCCGGACACGTCCTCGGCGCACCGACGCTCGGGGCGGCGATCGCGATCGGCAACGCCCTCGTCCATCGCATCCTGCAATCCGCGACGGTGACGCGGCTCGAGCGCCGCGGCGCCACCGTGCGCTGGCTCTACCGGGTCGACGCCGCGCTCGACGCCGGCCGCGCCGAGAACGAGCTGCTGGCGGTCGGCTACATCCTCGCCATGCTGCGCCGCTTCGCCGGATCCGGCTGGACGCCGATCCGGGTCGAGCTTCCCGGCCCGCCGCCGCCCGCCCGCGCCGCGATCGAGCAGGGCTTCGCCGCCCCGCTCGCCGAGGGGCCGGACGCCGCCGTGGTGTTCCCGGCCGACCTCCTCGACGTCGCCGGCCCCGGCCCGGCCACTGACCCGGACGCCGCCGCGCTGCCCGCCCCGCACGACCTGCCGTCCCGCGTCCGCGCCATGGTCGATCTCGCCATGCTCGACGGCGCGCCCCGCCGCGAGCGCGTCGCGGCCTGGCTCGGGCTCTCCACCCGCACCATGCAGCGCCGCCTCGCCGACGACGGCCTCGCCTTCGCGGCCCTGCTCGCCGCGGTGCGCGCCGACCGCGCCGCCGATCTGCTCGGCCGCGGCGCCACGGTCGCCGACGTCGCCTTCGATCTCGGCTATTCCGACCCCGCCCATTTCGCGCGCGCCTTCCGCGCCTGGACCGGCCGGCCGCCGTCCTCGTTCAGGGCCGGGCGAAGGCCTCGTCGACCTGCCGGGCCATGA
- the pqqD gene encoding pyrroloquinoline quinone biosynthesis peptide chaperone PqqD: protein MSATPTDRLPDDAVPRLPRGVRVKFDAVRSTHMLLAPERAVRLDAVAAAILAETDGVRSFGDVVAALAAKYRAPADRIASDARTFLVGLMDRRMLEVTAR from the coding sequence ATGTCCGCCACCCCGACCGACCGCCTGCCCGACGACGCCGTGCCGCGGCTGCCGAGGGGCGTGCGCGTGAAGTTCGACGCGGTGCGCTCGACCCACATGCTGCTCGCCCCCGAGCGCGCCGTCCGGCTCGACGCCGTCGCCGCGGCGATCCTGGCGGAGACCGACGGCGTCCGCTCGTTCGGCGACGTGGTCGCCGCGCTGGCGGCGAAGTACCGGGCGCCGGCCGACCGGATCGCGTCGGACGCCCGCACGTTCCTCGTCGGCCTGATGGACCGGCGCATGCTCGAGGTGACCGCCCGATGA
- the pqqE gene encoding pyrroloquinoline quinone biosynthesis protein PqqE has protein sequence MNAPTPAESLARPARVVPPPMAMLAELTHRCPLKCPYCSNPLELVRRSEELSTEDWARVLRQAAAMGVLHVHFSGGEPAARRDLEDLVGIAREVDLYTNLITSGVGLTETRVKELSARGLDHVQLSVQGTDAAIADKVGGYKGGFEQKMRVAEWVAAEGLPLTVNAVMHRANLHKVGETIDLAVRLGARRIEIANTQIHGWAVKNRAALVPTRAMVDACTATVMEARERLKGVLVIDYVPPDHHSVYPKACMGGWGKVGLNVEPDGKVLPCHAAATIPHLSFENVRERDLAWIWNESAAFNAYRGDDWMPEACRSCERKTVDFGGCRCQAMAYAGDPNAMDPMCSKSPLRAMIHDLVEAESVDAHPPEYVYRSM, from the coding sequence ATGAACGCCCCGACCCCGGCCGAGAGCCTCGCCCGCCCCGCCCGCGTCGTGCCGCCGCCGATGGCGATGCTGGCCGAGCTGACCCACCGCTGCCCGCTGAAGTGCCCCTACTGCTCCAACCCGCTGGAGCTGGTGCGCCGTTCCGAGGAGCTCTCCACCGAGGACTGGGCGCGGGTGCTGCGGCAGGCGGCGGCGATGGGCGTGCTGCACGTCCACTTCTCCGGCGGCGAGCCGGCGGCGCGGCGCGACCTCGAGGACCTCGTCGGCATCGCCCGCGAGGTCGACCTCTACACCAACCTGATCACCTCCGGCGTCGGCCTCACCGAGACGCGGGTCAAGGAGCTGTCGGCCCGCGGGCTCGACCACGTCCAGCTCTCGGTCCAGGGCACCGACGCGGCGATCGCCGACAAGGTCGGCGGCTACAAGGGCGGCTTCGAGCAGAAGATGCGCGTCGCCGAGTGGGTCGCGGCGGAGGGCCTGCCGCTGACCGTCAACGCGGTGATGCACCGCGCCAACCTGCACAAGGTCGGCGAGACGATCGACCTCGCGGTCCGCCTCGGCGCCCGCCGCATCGAGATCGCCAACACCCAGATCCACGGCTGGGCGGTGAAGAACCGCGCCGCCTTGGTGCCGACCCGCGCCATGGTCGACGCCTGCACCGCCACGGTGATGGAGGCGCGCGAGCGGCTGAAGGGCGTGCTCGTCATCGACTACGTGCCGCCGGACCACCACTCGGTCTACCCGAAGGCCTGCATGGGCGGCTGGGGCAAGGTCGGGCTCAACGTCGAGCCGGACGGCAAGGTGCTGCCCTGCCACGCCGCGGCGACCATCCCGCACCTTTCCTTCGAGAACGTGCGCGAGCGCGACCTCGCCTGGATCTGGAACGAGAGCGCGGCGTTCAACGCCTACCGCGGCGACGACTGGATGCCCGAGGCCTGCCGGTCCTGCGAGCGCAAGACCGTCGATTTCGGCGGCTGCCGCTGTCAGGCCATGGCCTATGCCGGCGACCCGAACGCCATGGACCCGATGTGCTCCAAGAGCCCGCTGCGGGCGATGATCCACGACCTCGTCGAGGCCGAGAGCGTCGACGCCCATCCCCCGGAATACGTCTATCGCAGCATGTGA
- a CDS encoding tetratricopeptide repeat protein yields the protein MLCSQTKTHRRRNAAIAVLLTISASIGATDRAHAVFSGDMSPRAPSGDAEYAAGMVAWAAEDWKAVVFHMARVTGNRPHHDNAWARLGYAHRKLQRYDASLFAYGRALSINPHNRAALEYLGEAYVELGRFVDAVGVLDRLAGECKRVELTFSDGDFGDGCEEFASLRTLIDLVGGDTSDVVARWR from the coding sequence ATGCTCTGTTCCCAGACGAAGACACATCGGCGGCGGAACGCCGCCATCGCGGTGCTTCTCACTATCTCGGCTTCGATCGGCGCCACGGATCGCGCCCACGCCGTCTTCTCCGGCGACATGAGCCCGCGCGCGCCCTCCGGCGACGCCGAATACGCCGCCGGCATGGTCGCCTGGGCCGCCGAGGACTGGAAGGCGGTGGTGTTCCACATGGCGCGCGTCACCGGCAACCGGCCGCACCACGACAACGCCTGGGCCCGCCTCGGCTACGCGCATCGCAAGCTGCAGCGCTACGACGCCTCGCTGTTCGCCTACGGCCGGGCGCTTTCGATCAACCCGCACAACCGCGCGGCGCTCGAATATCTCGGCGAGGCCTATGTCGAACTCGGCCGCTTCGTCGACGCCGTCGGCGTGCTCGACCGCCTCGCGGGCGAGTGCAAGCGCGTCGAACTCACCTTCTCCGACGGCGACTTCGGCGACGGCTGCGAGGAATTCGCGTCTCTGAGGACGCTGATCGACCTCGTCGGCGGCGACACCTCCGACGTCGTCGCGCGCTGGCGCTGA
- a CDS encoding DUF2380 domain-containing protein produces the protein MAAGASTPPAAVTVAVAAFDNDDTAGESAERTAAHAARVDGFDELLGAAFGSTGPYRTVRIACPAGGCSATTARPEALIAAARAAGARILVYGGIHKMSTLVQIGKIQAVDLSADRLLIDRLFTFRGDTDAAFARAADFMARQVDEAFARP, from the coding sequence GTGGCGGCCGGTGCGTCGACGCCGCCGGCGGCGGTGACGGTGGCGGTCGCCGCCTTCGACAACGACGACACCGCGGGCGAGTCGGCCGAGCGCACCGCCGCCCACGCCGCACGGGTCGACGGTTTCGACGAACTGCTCGGCGCGGCCTTCGGCAGCACGGGCCCCTATCGCACGGTGCGGATCGCCTGTCCGGCCGGCGGCTGTTCGGCGACGACGGCACGGCCGGAGGCGCTGATCGCGGCGGCGCGGGCGGCGGGCGCACGGATCCTCGTCTACGGCGGCATCCACAAGATGAGCACGCTGGTGCAGATCGGGAAGATCCAGGCGGTGGACCTCTCCGCCGACCGGCTGCTGATCGACCGCCTGTTCACCTTCCGCGGCGACACCGACGCCGCCTTCGCGCGCGCCGCCGATTTCATGGCCCGGCAGGTCGACGAGGCCTTCGCCCGGCCCTGA
- the pqqB gene encoding pyrroloquinoline quinone biosynthesis protein PqqB encodes MRDRPGAATRLRALILGAAAGGGFPQWNCNCPNCAGLRRGEPGLEARTQASLAVTVDGKRWALLNAAPEITQQIAANPALHPRDPAVVGGRHSPIATVLVTNADIDAIAGLLGLREKQAFRLVGTAETLGVIDANPIFRGLDRDLVRFERIALGDTFELVPGATARLFPVPGKIPLFLEGERVVTDLEGEQTVGVEIVGPAGERLAYVPGCARMTPAVADRLAGADVVFFDGTVFTDDEMIRLGVGTKTGKRMGHMAMSGPDGTLEAFRTIPVKRRIFVHVNNTNPALREGSPERRAVADAGWEIGRDGMEVPL; translated from the coding sequence ATGCGTGACCGGCCCGGGGCCGCGACGCGGCTTCGTGCTCTGATCCTCGGAGCGGCGGCCGGCGGCGGCTTTCCCCAGTGGAACTGCAACTGTCCGAACTGCGCCGGGCTCCGGCGCGGCGAACCCGGTCTCGAGGCCCGCACGCAGGCGTCGCTGGCGGTCACGGTCGACGGCAAGCGCTGGGCGCTCCTCAACGCCGCCCCCGAGATCACACAGCAGATCGCCGCCAATCCGGCGCTGCACCCGCGCGATCCCGCCGTGGTCGGCGGCCGGCACTCGCCGATCGCCACGGTGCTCGTCACCAACGCGGACATAGACGCCATCGCCGGCCTGCTCGGCCTGCGCGAGAAGCAGGCGTTCCGCCTCGTCGGCACCGCCGAGACCCTCGGCGTCATCGACGCCAACCCGATCTTCCGCGGTCTCGACCGCGACCTCGTCCGCTTCGAGCGGATCGCACTCGGCGACACCTTCGAGCTGGTGCCCGGGGCGACGGCGCGGCTGTTCCCGGTGCCGGGCAAGATCCCGCTGTTCCTCGAGGGCGAGCGGGTCGTCACCGACCTCGAGGGCGAGCAGACCGTCGGCGTCGAGATCGTCGGCCCGGCCGGCGAGCGCCTCGCCTACGTGCCGGGCTGCGCCCGGATGACGCCGGCGGTGGCGGACCGGCTCGCCGGTGCCGACGTCGTGTTCTTCGACGGCACCGTCTTCACCGACGACGAGATGATCCGCCTCGGCGTCGGCACCAAGACAGGCAAGCGGATGGGTCACATGGCGATGAGCGGTCCGGACGGGACGCTCGAAGCCTTCCGGACGATCCCGGTGAAACGCCGGATCTTCGTCCACGTCAACAACACCAACCCCGCCCTCCGGGAGGGATCGCCCGAACGCCGGGCGGTGGCGGACGCGGGTTGGGAGATCGGCCGCGACGGGATGGAGGTCCCGCTATGA
- a CDS encoding ADP-ribosylation/crystallin J1 yields the protein MKPETVTLWRPVGPAELELIRDGGMLSFPPRLPDQPIFYPVLSEDYAIRIARDWNVPQSGAGFVTRFEVRRDFLDRYDVQEAGGRALREYWIPAEELDAFNAAIVGPIEVVREYR from the coding sequence ATGAAACCCGAGACGGTGACACTGTGGCGTCCGGTCGGTCCGGCCGAACTCGAGCTCATCCGAGACGGCGGCATGCTGTCGTTCCCGCCGCGCCTGCCGGATCAGCCGATATTCTATCCGGTCCTGTCGGAAGATTACGCCATCAGGATCGCGCGCGATTGGAACGTACCGCAGAGCGGCGCGGGTTTCGTGACGCGCTTCGAGGTGCGCCGCGACTTCCTCGACCGATACGACGTGCAGGAAGCCGGTGGCCGCGCATTGCGCGAATACTGGATACCGGCCGAAGAACTCGACGCGTTCAATGCAGCGATTGTCGGGCCCATCGAGGTGGTGAGGGAGTATCGTTGA
- a CDS encoding LysR family transcriptional regulator produces MRHTTLKQLRSLAAVIRTGTVTAASSELNVTPPAITAQVKALEDLVGLPLIERVGDRFRPTAAGDEIATTLARIEALLGECSDALAELKEAGSGAVSIGVVSTAKYFAPRAIAAFRRERPRVEIRLMVGNREETLAALRNYEIDLAIMGRPPREFEVESQVIGDHPQVIVAPPDHPLAGRRAIQPAELAGETFLVREDGSGTRSSFEAFMGEAYVGAPPREIEMASNETIKQAVMAGLGISFISAHTVAFEVESGRLAILDVVGLPIVRHWFMVRRTDKRLLPAALALRQFWATRGADFLPKVPGIG; encoded by the coding sequence ATGCGCCACACCACGCTGAAGCAGCTGCGCTCGTTGGCGGCCGTGATCCGGACCGGCACGGTGACGGCGGCCTCGTCCGAACTCAACGTGACACCGCCGGCGATCACCGCCCAGGTCAAGGCGCTCGAGGACCTCGTCGGCCTGCCGCTGATCGAGCGTGTCGGCGACCGCTTCCGCCCGACCGCCGCCGGCGACGAGATCGCCACCACGCTCGCCCGGATCGAGGCGCTGCTCGGCGAGTGCAGCGACGCCCTCGCCGAGCTGAAGGAGGCCGGCTCCGGCGCGGTCTCGATCGGCGTCGTCTCGACCGCCAAGTATTTCGCGCCGCGCGCGATCGCCGCCTTCCGCCGCGAGCGGCCGCGGGTCGAGATCCGGCTGATGGTCGGCAATCGCGAGGAGACGCTGGCGGCGCTGCGCAACTACGAGATCGACCTCGCGATCATGGGCCGGCCCCCGCGCGAGTTCGAGGTGGAATCCCAGGTCATCGGCGACCACCCGCAGGTGATCGTCGCCCCGCCCGACCATCCGCTCGCCGGCCGGCGCGCGATCCAGCCGGCCGAACTCGCCGGCGAGACCTTCCTGGTGCGCGAGGACGGTTCGGGCACGCGCTCGTCCTTCGAGGCCTTCATGGGCGAGGCCTATGTCGGCGCGCCGCCGCGCGAGATCGAGATGGCCTCCAACGAGACCATCAAGCAGGCGGTGATGGCCGGGCTCGGCATCTCCTTCATCTCCGCCCACACGGTGGCCTTCGAGGTCGAGAGCGGCCGCCTCGCCATCCTCGACGTGGTCGGCCTGCCGATCGTCAGGCACTGGTTCATGGTCCGCCGCACCGACAAGCGCCTCCTGCCGGCGGCGCTGGCGCTGCGCCAGTTCTGGGCGACGCGCGGCGCCGACTTCCTGCCGAAGGTGCCGGGTATCGGGTGA
- a CDS encoding glycerate kinase type-2 family protein has translation MPSGGRELIDDPRAFLRSLYDAAVAAADPARVIGAHLPPVVAGRTVVVGAGKASAAMAAAFEAAWTAAGRGPLEGLVVTRYGHAHPCAHVEIVEAAHPVPDEKGAAAAGRIFDLVKDLGPDDQVVALISGGGSSLLSLPPDAVGREAKRAVNRVLLASGASIHEMNCVRKHLSLIKGGRLARAAHPARVHSLVLSDIPGDDPALVASGPTIPDGTTRADALAIVERYRMDLQAEALAFLNSEAADAPKPDDPDFAGDTHVVIAAAQMSLDAAAAAVRAAGLPAHVLSDSIEGESRDVGAVHAALVRQIVARGQPFQRPCVVLSGGETTVTVRSKGGHGGRNVEFLLSFAIGIAGLSGVHGLAADTDGIDGTEDNAGAFCDGTTADRLFAGGTNPKSWLAANDAYTAFASIGDLLVTGPTRTNVNDFRAVLIE, from the coding sequence ATGCCTTCGGGAGGACGGGAGTTGATCGACGATCCGCGCGCGTTTCTGAGGAGCCTCTACGACGCCGCCGTCGCGGCCGCCGATCCGGCCCGCGTGATCGGCGCCCACCTGCCCCCCGTCGTCGCCGGCCGCACCGTGGTGGTCGGTGCCGGCAAGGCCTCGGCCGCGATGGCCGCGGCCTTCGAGGCGGCCTGGACCGCGGCCGGCCGCGGTCCGCTCGAGGGCCTCGTCGTCACCCGCTACGGCCACGCCCACCCCTGCGCGCACGTCGAGATCGTCGAGGCCGCCCATCCGGTGCCCGACGAGAAGGGCGCCGCCGCCGCCGGCCGCATCTTCGACCTCGTGAAGGACCTCGGGCCCGACGACCAGGTCGTGGCGCTGATCTCGGGCGGCGGGTCCTCGCTGTTGTCGCTGCCGCCGGACGCGGTCGGCCGCGAGGCCAAGCGCGCGGTCAACCGGGTGCTGCTCGCCTCCGGCGCCTCGATCCACGAGATGAACTGCGTGCGCAAGCACCTGTCGCTGATCAAGGGCGGCCGGCTCGCCCGCGCCGCCCATCCGGCGCGCGTCCACTCGCTGGTGCTGTCGGACATCCCCGGCGACGACCCCGCGCTGGTCGCCTCCGGCCCAACCATTCCCGACGGCACCACCCGCGCCGACGCCCTCGCCATCGTCGAGCGCTACCGCATGGATCTGCAGGCCGAGGCGCTCGCCTTCTTGAACTCGGAGGCCGCCGACGCCCCGAAGCCCGACGATCCCGACTTTGCCGGCGACACCCACGTGGTGATCGCGGCCGCGCAGATGTCGCTCGACGCCGCCGCCGCGGCGGTGCGCGCCGCGGGCCTGCCCGCCCACGTGCTCTCCGATTCGATCGAGGGCGAATCGCGCGACGTCGGCGCGGTCCACGCCGCGCTCGTCCGCCAGATCGTCGCCCGCGGCCAGCCGTTCCAGCGCCCCTGCGTGGTGCTGTCGGGCGGCGAGACCACGGTGACGGTGCGCTCCAAGGGCGGCCACGGCGGCCGAAACGTCGAGTTCCTGCTGTCCTTCGCGATCGGAATCGCCGGCCTCTCCGGCGTCCACGGTCTCGCCGCCGACACCGACGGCATCGACGGAACGGAAGACAACGCCGGCGCCTTCTGCGATGGTACGACCGCGGACCGGCTCTTCGCCGGCGGCACCAACCCGAAGTCCTGGCTCGCCGCCAACGACGCCTACACGGCGTTCGCTTCGATCGGCGACCTGTTGGTGACGGGGCCGACCCGCACCAACGTCAACGACTTCAGGGCCGTCCTGATTGAGTGA
- a CDS encoding trehalose-phosphatase, with product MSDTASLVARLPPPDRIALFLDVDGTLIGPTAADRARGIPRPRLDLLARVQKATAGATVILTGRSVDAVDAMFAPLHLPVAGLQGADRRYPGGKRVMPVLTAEERRIYEKIAEDVALYFPHIEIEWKPGGMALVFDPRDPAVGQLIALAEDRADGAFKVMPGRVAVDIVPRDTDKGRALSLFMVDGACAGRVPVHIGDDVPDEPAFVAARNHGGFGVSVGRPAPCVDARLPDHEAVWAVLSAWIAAY from the coding sequence TTGAGTGATACCGCCTCCCTCGTCGCCCGCCTGCCGCCTCCGGACCGCATCGCGCTCTTCCTCGACGTCGACGGCACGCTGATCGGCCCGACCGCGGCCGACCGTGCCCGCGGCATCCCGCGCCCGCGCCTCGACCTGCTCGCCCGCGTCCAGAAGGCGACCGCGGGCGCGACGGTGATCCTGACCGGCCGCTCGGTCGACGCGGTCGACGCCATGTTCGCGCCGCTGCACCTGCCTGTCGCCGGCCTGCAGGGCGCCGACCGCCGCTATCCCGGCGGCAAGCGGGTGATGCCGGTGCTGACGGCCGAGGAGCGCCGCATCTACGAGAAGATCGCCGAGGACGTCGCGCTCTACTTCCCGCACATCGAGATCGAGTGGAAGCCCGGCGGCATGGCGCTGGTGTTCGACCCGCGCGACCCCGCCGTCGGCCAGCTGATCGCCCTCGCCGAGGACCGCGCCGACGGCGCCTTCAAGGTGATGCCGGGCCGCGTCGCCGTCGACATCGTCCCGCGCGACACCGACAAGGGCCGCGCACTGTCGCTTTTCATGGTCGACGGCGCCTGTGCCGGCCGCGTGCCCGTCCACATCGGCGACGACGTGCCCGACGAACCCGCCTTCGTCGCCGCCCGCAACCACGGCGGCTTCGGCGTCAGCGTCGGCCGCCCCGCCCCTTGCGTCGACGCCCGCCTGCCCGACCACGAGGCCGTCTGGGCCGTCCTCTCCGCCTGGATCGCCGCCTACTGA